The proteins below come from a single Pleuronectes platessa chromosome 3, fPlePla1.1, whole genome shotgun sequence genomic window:
- the zgc:92360 gene encoding arf-GAP with dual PH domain-containing protein 1 isoform X1: protein MSAIDRATRALREILHNPGNDACADCGAPDPDWGSCSLGVFICLACSGIHRNIPDISKVKSLSLSHWEDHEMQFMAENGNELMKSKYEAAVPVYYYKPTHKDCQVLREQWIRAKYERKEFCEPGKSFIYEEGTRDGLLMKRGRDNGQFFSRRFVLSEREGTLKYLTKYDAKEPKAVIKVDSINAIFQPEKIGNPHGLQITYLKDYSTRNMFIYHENGKEIVDWYNTIRAVQLHYLKVAFPGATDAELVPKLTRNFLKEGYMEKTGPRQTEGFKKRWFTLDHRRLMYFKDPLDAFAKGEVFLGHRDHGYNVSTGLPAGTHCNGAWQHGITIQTPDRYFLFTCEMESDQLEWVKHFNNVMSVPMSPQEYTSENSEFFLKY from the exons ATGTCGGCCATCGACAGAGCCACCCGCGCGCTGCGGGAGATCCTGCACAACCCTGGAAATGACGCCTGCGCGGACTGTGGCGCGCCAG ATCCTGACTGGGGCTCCTGCTCTCTGGGCGTGTTCATCTGCCTGGCCTGCTCCGGGATCCACCGCAACATCCCCGACATCAGCAAAGTCAAGTCCCTGAGCCTGTCGCACTGGGAGGACCACGAGATGCAG ttcaTGGCTGAGAACGGTAATGAGCTGATGAAGAGTAAATACGAGGCTGCTGTTCCCGTCTACTACTACAAACCAACGCACAAAGACTGTCA ggtgTTGCGGGAGCAGTGGATAAGAGCAAAGTACGAGAGGAAAGAGTTTTGCGAGCCGGGAAAGAGTTTCATTTATGAGGaag GAACTAGAGACGGCCTGTTGATGAAGAGGGGGCGGGACAACgggcagttcttcagcaggcgATTCGTCCTCTCAGAGCGGGAGGGGACTCTGAAGTACTTAACTAAATATGAT GCTAAGGAGCCCAAAGCCGTGATCAAGGTGGACAGCATCAACGCCATCTTCCAGCCAGAGAAGATCGGAAACCCCCACGGCCTCCAGATCACGTACCTGAAAGACTACAGCACCCGCAACATGTTCATCTACCACGAAAACGGCAAG GAGATCGTTGACTGGTACAACACGATCCGTGCAGTTCAGCTTCACTACCTGAAGGTGGCCTTTCCTGGGGCGACAGACGCTGAg CTTGTTCCCAAACTAACCCGCAACTTCCTGAAGGAGGGATACATGGAGAAAACAGGACCCAGG CAAACAGAAGGTTTCAAGAAGCGCTGGTTCACTCTGGACCACAGACGGCTCATGTACTTCAAAGATCCACtg GACGCCTTTGCCAAAGGCGAGGTCTTCCTGGGGCACAGGGACCACGGTTACAACGTGTCCACCGGCTTGCCCGCCGGCACCCACTGCAACGGCGCCTGGCAGCACGGCATCACCATCCAGACGCCCGACCGCTACTTCCTGTTCACCTGCGAGATGGAGAGCGACCAGCTGGAGTGGGTGAAGCACTTCAACAACGTCATGAGCGTGCCCATGTCGCCCCAGGAGTACACAAGTGAGAActcagagttttttttaaaatattaa
- the uts2r4 gene encoding urotensin-2 receptor, protein MNCTPNTTITPQLELLLSPQAGDGGSQDSGGGAGGGGKLWAMTLLGATLIIMFVMGVAGNTYTLIITRSAALRRTGSMYVYIVNLALADLLYLSTIPFVVCTYFVHDWLFGEAGCRILLSLDLLTMHASVFTLVAMSLERYRAVARPFSAHRNSSRKRRLTAGIIWGLAFVLTLPMMVMIRLSEGRPSAAGSGKRICFPTWTHEAFKAYITVLFCTSVLVPGLVIVGLYVGLARRYWAAQASLGGSSRSAVRKGLKQKVVTMIFSIVAAYWACFLPFWGWQLAKLFSAESLRALSPAAHNYVNFFVTCLTYGNSCINPFLYTLLTRNYKDYLAQKGHSAGSSRADPCSAVTTPLQDI, encoded by the coding sequence ATGAACTGCACCCCTAACACCACCATCACTCCGCAGCTGGAACTGCTCCTGAGCCCACAGGCTGGAGACGGAGGCTCCCAGGACAGTGGTGGCGGCGCTGGAGGCGGAGGGAAGCTGTGGGCGATGACCCTGCTCGGCGCCACGCTGATAATCATGTTCGTGATGGGCGTGGCCGGCAACACGTACACGCTCATCATCACGCGCTCAGCCGCTCTGCGCCGGACGGGCTCCATGTACGTGTACATCGTGAACCTGGCTCTGGCCGACCTGCTCTACCTCTCCACCATCCCCTTCGTGGTCTGCACCTACTTCGTCCACGACTGGCTGTTTGGCGAAGCGGGCTGTCGCATCCTGCTCAGTCTCGATCTCCTCACCATGCACGCCAGCGTCTTCACCTTGGTCGCCATGAGCCTGGAGCGGTATCGAGCGGTGGCCAGGCCCTTCAGCGCGCACAGGAACTCCTCCCGCAAGCGCCGGCTAACGGCGGGAATCATCTGGGGTTTGGCCTTCGTGCTGACGCTTCCCATGATGGTGATGATCCGCCTCAGCGAGGGCCGACCCAGCGCCGCAGGTTCGGGTAAGAGGATCTGCTTCCCGACCTGGACCCACGAGGCCTTcaaggcttatatcaccgtccTCTTCTGCACCAGCGTTTTGGTGCCTGGATTGGTTATCGTCGGGTTGTACGTCGGGCTAGCCCGGCGCTACTGGGCCGCGCAGGCTAGCTTGGGAGGAAGCAGCCGCTCCGCTGTGCGGAAAGGCCTGAAACAAAAAGTCGTGACCATGATCTTCAGCATCGTGGCGGCTTACTGGGCCTGTTTCTTACCTTTCTGGGGATGGCAGCTGGCCAAACTGTTCTCTGCAGAGTCCCTCCGAGCTCTGTCTCCAGCTGCTCATAACTACGTGAACTTCTTCGTCACGTGTCTGACCTACGGCAACAGCTGCATAAATCCATTTCTCTACACTCTCCTGACCCGGAACTATAAAGATTACCTGGCCCAGAAGGGTCATTCTGCCGGGTCGAGCCGGGCCGACCCCTGTTCAGCTGTGACCACGCCCCTGCAGGACATTTAG
- the zgc:92360 gene encoding arf-GAP with dual PH domain-containing protein 1 isoform X2, whose translation MSAIDRATRALREILHNPGNDACADCGAPDPDWGSCSLGVFICLACSGIHRNIPDISKVKSLSLSHWEDHEMQFMAENGNELMKSKYEAAVPVYYYKPTHKDCQVLREQWIRAKYERKEFCEPGKSFIYEEGTRDGLLMKRGRDNGQFFSRRFVLSEREGTLKYLTKYDAKEPKAVIKVDSINAIFQPEKIGNPHGLQITYLKDYSTRNMFIYHENGKEIVDWYNTIRAVQLHYLKVAFPGATDAELVPKLTRNFLKEGYMEKTGPRQTEGFKKRWFTLDHRRLMYFKDPLDAFAKGEVFLGHRDHGYNVSTGLPAGTHCNGAWQHGITIQTPDRYFLFTCEMESDQLEWVKHFNNVMSVPMSPQEYTMEAMFKHRP comes from the exons ATGTCGGCCATCGACAGAGCCACCCGCGCGCTGCGGGAGATCCTGCACAACCCTGGAAATGACGCCTGCGCGGACTGTGGCGCGCCAG ATCCTGACTGGGGCTCCTGCTCTCTGGGCGTGTTCATCTGCCTGGCCTGCTCCGGGATCCACCGCAACATCCCCGACATCAGCAAAGTCAAGTCCCTGAGCCTGTCGCACTGGGAGGACCACGAGATGCAG ttcaTGGCTGAGAACGGTAATGAGCTGATGAAGAGTAAATACGAGGCTGCTGTTCCCGTCTACTACTACAAACCAACGCACAAAGACTGTCA ggtgTTGCGGGAGCAGTGGATAAGAGCAAAGTACGAGAGGAAAGAGTTTTGCGAGCCGGGAAAGAGTTTCATTTATGAGGaag GAACTAGAGACGGCCTGTTGATGAAGAGGGGGCGGGACAACgggcagttcttcagcaggcgATTCGTCCTCTCAGAGCGGGAGGGGACTCTGAAGTACTTAACTAAATATGAT GCTAAGGAGCCCAAAGCCGTGATCAAGGTGGACAGCATCAACGCCATCTTCCAGCCAGAGAAGATCGGAAACCCCCACGGCCTCCAGATCACGTACCTGAAAGACTACAGCACCCGCAACATGTTCATCTACCACGAAAACGGCAAG GAGATCGTTGACTGGTACAACACGATCCGTGCAGTTCAGCTTCACTACCTGAAGGTGGCCTTTCCTGGGGCGACAGACGCTGAg CTTGTTCCCAAACTAACCCGCAACTTCCTGAAGGAGGGATACATGGAGAAAACAGGACCCAGG CAAACAGAAGGTTTCAAGAAGCGCTGGTTCACTCTGGACCACAGACGGCTCATGTACTTCAAAGATCCACtg GACGCCTTTGCCAAAGGCGAGGTCTTCCTGGGGCACAGGGACCACGGTTACAACGTGTCCACCGGCTTGCCCGCCGGCACCCACTGCAACGGCGCCTGGCAGCACGGCATCACCATCCAGACGCCCGACCGCTACTTCCTGTTCACCTGCGAGATGGAGAGCGACCAGCTGGAGTGGGTGAAGCACTTCAACAACGTCATGAGCGTGCCCATGTCGCCCCAGGAGTACACAA tggagGCCATGTTCAAACACAGACCCTGA
- the lgals2b gene encoding lectin, galactoside-binding, soluble, 2b, with protein sequence MKVTDMTFKEGQEFKIRVKPTDDCSRFNINIGHDSENIALHFNPRFEEGGDQNVIVFNSLSGGNWGDEQREGNFPFARGEECKFHINFNNEQFYIKLPDGSMTNFPNRLGDVKYKYFNVGGDARIIGIKIK encoded by the exons AAAGTCACAGACATGACGTTCAAGGAGGGGCAAGAGTTCAAGATCCGAGTCAAACCCACAGACGACTGCTCCCG CTTCAACATCAACATCGGTCACGACTCCGAAAACATCGCATTGCACTTCAATCCCCGTTTTGAAGAAGGTGGCGACCAGAACGTCATCGTCTTCAACTCCTTGTCCGGAGGCAACTGGGGTGATGAGCAGCGCGAGGGAAACTTCCCCTTCGCTCGTGGAGAGGAATGCAAG TTTCACATCAACTTCAACAATGAGCAGTTTTACATCAAGCTTCCCGACGGCTCCATGACCAACTTCCCCAACCGCCTGGGAGACGTCAAGTACAAGTACTTCAACGTGGGCGGCGACGCCAGGATCATCGGCATCAAGATCAAGTAG